A genomic segment from Streptomyces sp. NBC_00459 encodes:
- a CDS encoding nuclear transport factor 2 family protein has product MNDFTVIDGIAHITDPALYETWLDREDYKSAVAQADTPERTAIKRLLVDFEADLARMVRDGSVQENVVDVMRRYIVEDYIQHDPNTPGNGLDNLIEHFRHVPTGNGTPPPVVNVVLEGDLACVMMKAPTPDPVSPGKTYDWYILTVFRVRDGKLAEHWSAFRKMAAPLPGN; this is encoded by the coding sequence ATGAACGACTTCACCGTCATCGACGGCATCGCGCACATCACCGATCCCGCGCTGTACGAGACCTGGCTCGACCGCGAGGACTACAAGTCCGCCGTCGCACAGGCCGACACGCCCGAGCGGACCGCCATCAAGCGTCTGCTCGTCGACTTCGAGGCGGACCTCGCCCGGATGGTGCGCGACGGCTCGGTGCAGGAGAACGTCGTTGACGTGATGAGGCGATACATCGTCGAGGACTACATCCAGCACGACCCAAACACGCCCGGCAACGGCCTCGACAACCTCATAGAGCACTTCCGCCACGTTCCGACCGGCAACGGCACTCCGCCGCCAGTGGTGAACGTGGTCCTGGAGGGCGATCTGGCCTGCGTCATGATGAAAGCGCCGACGCCGGACCCGGTGAGCCCCGGCAAGACCTACGACTGGTACATCCTGACCGTGTTCCGCGTGCGCGACGGCAAGCTCGCCGAGCACTGGAGTGCCTTCCGCAAGATGGCCGCGCCACTGCCGGGGAACTGA
- a CDS encoding acyl-CoA dehydrogenase family protein — MSRFPESPYLSEEGRRMRDAVRAAAPGLAERAREGELLGALAPETVSVLHEIGVFRITVPLELGGFALGARDTTEVVRELGRVDGSAGWTVIVSSASRSALALDDRVKDEVFADIETWQGPLLFGATVFAPKVGDGRKVEGGWMVKGRWAFGSGCKIAKWGSVGFEYDDPDTGERRRAMGLLSQDQYTIVDDWQVMGMSATSSNSVRADEEVFVPEYRVIHTMDMPARMDALRGKYQGVGFMHSAIGTMVATTTAFAALALGMTEGALDAFVEQAAKRPPFNLPYPNMAAMASTQVVAGKARAVINTAASVIERQVDEIDRRAMAGEDFHPWEEPEITMDLVHQIHACLSVIDGLQLTLGSSTVGLSNPIQRFVRDVHVLATHGAFRIDPMAEINGRDIFGLEPLPVLAALSSPTPPKLPPNAANGSFPGPVPRPA, encoded by the coding sequence GTGAGCAGGTTCCCCGAGTCGCCCTATCTCAGCGAGGAGGGACGGCGTATGCGCGACGCGGTGCGCGCGGCGGCGCCCGGACTCGCCGAACGTGCCCGCGAGGGGGAGTTGCTGGGCGCACTCGCACCCGAGACGGTCTCGGTGCTGCACGAGATCGGCGTATTCCGCATCACCGTCCCGCTGGAACTGGGCGGGTTCGCACTCGGCGCTCGCGACACCACCGAGGTCGTGCGTGAGCTCGGACGCGTCGACGGCTCGGCCGGCTGGACGGTGATCGTCTCCAGCGCGTCCCGGAGCGCGCTCGCACTCGACGACCGTGTGAAGGACGAGGTCTTCGCCGACATCGAGACCTGGCAGGGGCCGCTCCTGTTCGGAGCCACCGTCTTCGCGCCGAAGGTCGGCGACGGGCGCAAGGTCGAAGGCGGCTGGATGGTGAAGGGCCGCTGGGCGTTCGGCAGCGGCTGCAAGATCGCGAAGTGGGGCTCGGTCGGTTTCGAGTACGACGACCCCGACACCGGAGAACGGCGTCGTGCGATGGGGCTCCTCTCCCAGGACCAGTACACGATCGTCGACGACTGGCAGGTCATGGGCATGAGTGCCACGTCGAGCAACAGTGTGCGGGCCGACGAGGAGGTGTTCGTCCCCGAGTACCGGGTCATCCACACCATGGACATGCCCGCGCGCATGGACGCCCTGCGCGGCAAGTACCAGGGAGTCGGGTTCATGCACTCCGCGATCGGAACCATGGTCGCCACGACGACGGCGTTCGCGGCGCTCGCACTGGGCATGACCGAGGGCGCACTCGACGCCTTCGTCGAGCAGGCCGCCAAGCGGCCGCCGTTCAATCTGCCGTATCCGAACATGGCCGCCATGGCCTCCACACAGGTCGTGGCGGGCAAGGCGAGGGCCGTCATCAACACGGCCGCATCGGTCATCGAGCGCCAGGTGGACGAGATCGACCGACGCGCGATGGCGGGCGAGGACTTCCACCCGTGGGAGGAACCGGAGATCACGATGGATCTCGTCCATCAGATCCACGCGTGTCTCAGCGTGATCGACGGACTCCAACTGACGCTGGGCTCCTCGACCGTCGGCCTGTCCAACCCGATCCAGCGGTTCGTTCGGGACGTGCATGTGCTGGCGACCCACGGCGCGTTCCGGATCGATCCGATGGCCGAGATCAACGGTCGGGACATCTTCGGGCTGGAGCCGCTGCCGGTGCTGGCCGCCCTCAGCTCGCCCACTCCCCCGAAGCTGCCCCCGAACGCGGCCAACGGCAGCTTCCCCGGCCCGGTGCCGCGCCCCGCGTGA